A DNA window from Thermogemmata fonticola contains the following coding sequences:
- a CDS encoding c-type cytochrome codes for MKRWSFHAGVVVLVGAVLWVPVGERAVGQGQAAQKAVQPAQKGTQPPKKKAGPEPPATDPKTMKVAKGFRVELLYSVPKNEQGSWVCLCVDPKGRLIVSDQYGPLYRVTPPPLGQSEGTKVEKVPAPIGSAQGLLWAFDSLYVVVNAANAGLYRVTSSRQDDTLDQVELLRRFEGGGGEHGPHAVVLHPDGKRLTVVCGNQTRLTRYDTTRVPPVWGEDHLLPRLPDGNGFMKGVLGPGGAIYHVSPDGKHWELFSVGFRNQYDVAYHKNGDLFTYDADMEWDMNTPWYRPTRVCLITSGSEFGWRNGAGKYPPYYPDNLPPVLNVGPGSPTGVCFGYQARFPRKYQEALFICDWSYGKLYAVHLKPQGSAYTGELEEFISGTPLPLTDVVINPHDGAMYFTIGGRRTKSGLYRVTYVGDAASGSSNPGSGSSNAGANSGSANAGAEEARAAAARQTRLELERYHAPVGEAAVTAAWKELNNPDRFIQFAARVVLEHQDPKLWAEKALAETDPVKAAHALLALIRVSAPCPEHTREKKVKGDPALRGKILQALARINWSDLTTAQRLDLIRVYHVLFNRFGPPTAQEREAYLQKYRPLFPTGDRYVDGELLQVLVYLQDETAAPKAMKLLAQAPTQEEQLEYVRALRMLRAGWTPELRRQYFLWFVKAANYKGGASFANFLKLIKADAVATLSPAEQQALADILQANPATIKLPEEAPRPFVKAWTMEDLTPLLDQGLQRGRNFDRGRRIFATAKCFACHRFDNEGGSVGPDLTGVAGRFSPRDLLESILEPSKEISDQYQAVEILTKDERVVVGRIVNLNNDVVMVNTDMLNPGSTVAVNRNNIESMKPSKISMMPAGLLDTYKPEEILDLLAYMLSRGDRQHPMFRP; via the coding sequence ATGAAGCGGTGGAGTTTTCATGCCGGTGTGGTGGTTCTGGTCGGGGCAGTCCTGTGGGTGCCGGTGGGGGAGCGAGCCGTAGGGCAGGGGCAGGCGGCGCAGAAAGCGGTTCAACCGGCCCAGAAGGGGACCCAGCCGCCGAAGAAGAAGGCCGGGCCGGAGCCGCCGGCCACCGATCCCAAGACGATGAAAGTGGCCAAGGGTTTCCGCGTCGAGCTGCTCTATTCGGTGCCGAAGAATGAGCAAGGCTCCTGGGTGTGCCTGTGCGTGGACCCCAAAGGGCGGCTGATTGTTTCGGATCAATACGGTCCGCTGTATCGGGTCACCCCGCCGCCGCTCGGCCAGAGCGAAGGGACGAAGGTGGAGAAGGTCCCGGCGCCCATTGGCAGCGCCCAGGGACTGCTGTGGGCCTTCGATTCCCTCTATGTGGTGGTCAACGCTGCCAACGCCGGCTTGTACCGGGTCACCTCCTCGCGGCAGGACGACACGCTGGACCAGGTGGAATTGTTGCGGCGCTTCGAGGGGGGCGGCGGAGAGCACGGCCCCCATGCCGTCGTCCTTCACCCTGATGGCAAGCGGCTGACCGTGGTCTGCGGCAACCAGACACGCCTGACTCGCTACGACACCACCCGCGTCCCGCCGGTCTGGGGGGAGGATCATCTGCTGCCCCGCCTGCCCGATGGCAACGGCTTCATGAAAGGCGTGCTGGGACCGGGCGGCGCCATCTATCACGTCTCCCCCGATGGCAAACACTGGGAGTTGTTCAGCGTCGGCTTCCGCAATCAATACGACGTGGCCTATCACAAAAACGGCGACCTGTTCACCTACGACGCCGACATGGAATGGGACATGAACACGCCCTGGTACCGGCCCACGCGTGTCTGTCTGATCACCAGCGGCAGCGAGTTCGGCTGGCGCAACGGCGCGGGGAAGTATCCGCCGTACTATCCTGACAATCTGCCGCCAGTGCTCAACGTCGGTCCCGGCTCGCCGACCGGCGTCTGCTTCGGCTATCAGGCCCGCTTCCCCCGCAAGTACCAGGAGGCGCTCTTCATCTGCGACTGGAGCTACGGCAAACTCTACGCCGTCCATCTGAAACCCCAGGGAAGCGCCTACACCGGCGAGCTGGAAGAGTTCATCTCCGGTACTCCCCTGCCCCTGACCGATGTCGTGATCAACCCTCACGACGGGGCCATGTATTTCACCATCGGCGGGCGGCGGACCAAGTCCGGCTTGTATCGCGTGACCTATGTGGGAGACGCCGCTTCCGGTTCGTCCAATCCTGGTTCCGGTTCGTCGAATGCCGGAGCGAATTCGGGTTCCGCGAATGCGGGAGCGGAAGAGGCCCGCGCCGCGGCGGCCCGGCAAACCCGCCTGGAGCTGGAACGCTACCATGCCCCGGTCGGAGAGGCCGCGGTGACAGCAGCGTGGAAGGAACTCAATAACCCGGACCGCTTCATCCAGTTTGCCGCTCGCGTGGTGCTGGAACATCAGGACCCCAAACTCTGGGCGGAAAAAGCCCTGGCGGAAACCGACCCGGTCAAGGCGGCCCACGCCCTGCTGGCTCTGATTCGCGTCTCCGCCCCCTGCCCGGAACATACGCGGGAGAAAAAGGTGAAAGGGGACCCCGCCCTGCGCGGCAAAATCCTCCAGGCCCTGGCCCGCATCAACTGGTCGGACCTGACCACGGCCCAGCGGCTGGACCTGATCCGCGTTTATCATGTGCTGTTCAACCGTTTCGGCCCCCCCACGGCCCAGGAACGCGAGGCGTACCTCCAGAAGTACCGGCCGCTCTTCCCCACCGGCGATCGCTACGTGGACGGCGAGCTGCTCCAGGTGCTGGTCTATCTCCAGGATGAGACGGCGGCCCCGAAGGCGATGAAGCTGCTGGCCCAAGCCCCGACGCAGGAGGAGCAACTGGAATATGTCCGCGCCCTGCGCATGCTGCGGGCCGGTTGGACGCCCGAATTGCGGCGGCAGTATTTCCTCTGGTTCGTCAAGGCGGCCAATTACAAGGGCGGGGCCAGCTTTGCGAACTTCCTCAAGCTGATCAAGGCGGATGCCGTGGCCACGCTCTCGCCGGCGGAACAGCAAGCCCTGGCCGACATCCTCCAGGCCAATCCCGCGACGATCAAGCTGCCGGAGGAGGCCCCGCGCCCCTTCGTCAAAGCCTGGACGATGGAGGACCTGACGCCGTTGCTGGATCAAGGTTTGCAACGGGGCCGCAACTTTGACCGCGGCCGCCGCATCTTCGCCACCGCCAAATGCTTCGCCTGCCACCGCTTCGACAACGAAGGCGGCAGCGTCGGGCCGGACCTGACCGGCGTCGCCGGACGCTTCAGCCCTCGCGACCTCCTCGAATCCATCCTCGAACCCAGCAAGGAAATCAGCGACCAGTACCAGGCCGTCGAAATCCTCACCAAAGATGAACGCGTCGTCGTCGGCCGCATCGTCAACCTCAACAACGACGTCGTCATGGTCAACACCGACATGCTCAATCCCGGTTCCACCGTCGCGGTCAACCGGAACAACATCGAGAGCATGAAGCCCTCGAAAATCTCCATGATGCCGGCCGGCCTGCTCGACACCTACAAGCCGGAGGAAATCCTTGATCTGCTCGCCTACATGCTGTCCCGCGGCGACCGGCAGCATCCGATGTTCCGGCCCTGA
- a CDS encoding DoxX family protein, producing the protein MKCLICWAPLLGRIGLSAIFLLSGVNKITNWEQTAQYMQAQGMPLVPLFLVGAIVLELAGGLSVLLGFHARLGAALLILFLIPATLIFHNFWALQGQEQQLQMIMFLKNVAILGGLLLIVGMGPGPISLDNRCARCAPAAESAAAVPSPASPPAGSGS; encoded by the coding sequence ATGAAGTGCCTCATCTGTTGGGCGCCGCTGTTGGGGCGCATTGGTCTGTCCGCCATCTTTCTGCTCAGCGGGGTCAACAAGATCACGAACTGGGAGCAAACGGCCCAATACATGCAAGCCCAGGGGATGCCGCTGGTGCCGCTGTTTCTGGTCGGGGCGATCGTGCTGGAGCTGGCCGGCGGCCTGTCGGTGCTCCTCGGCTTCCACGCCCGCCTTGGGGCCGCCCTGCTCATCCTCTTCCTGATCCCCGCCACGCTGATCTTCCACAATTTCTGGGCCTTGCAAGGTCAGGAACAGCAATTGCAAATGATCATGTTCCTGAAGAATGTGGCCATCCTCGGCGGCCTCTTGCTCATCGTCGGCATGGGACCGGGACCGATCAGTCTCGACAACCGCTGTGCCCGCTGTGCTCCGGCGGCGGAGTCTGCCGCAGCCGTTCCTTCCCCCGCTTCTCCGCCAGCAGGAAGTGGAAGCTGA
- a CDS encoding alpha/beta fold hydrolase, translating into MAASAAWGSLIGGIGGRGGEAGAASGALVGTFRASDGYRFYYRYYPASGERPRGRLVWLHGIRSHGGWYERSCRRWAEAGYETYFLDRRGAGWNTPWRGDAPSFRRLLDDVAEFVQHLRQDRPWLPLILGGISWGGKLALALPYRKPGLVQAVVLLCPGLKPRVQPPAMQRLRIALAAHLRPEKRFPIPLNEPELFTADPAAQRYIAADRYGLQQATARFLFQSFALDVYLRRARKHVQVPVYLALAGQDRIIDNAATRAFLAAVPGPLTVREYPQAHHTLEFEAADHPWWDDLAQWLAQQGDGLTGENWPAGASAAPDPAAPATTPAPK; encoded by the coding sequence ATGGCAGCATCGGCGGCGTGGGGTTCGCTGATCGGGGGAATCGGAGGCCGGGGCGGGGAGGCCGGGGCGGCCAGCGGAGCGCTCGTGGGCACCTTCCGGGCGTCGGACGGCTATCGATTTTATTACCGGTACTATCCGGCGAGCGGGGAGCGTCCACGCGGACGGCTGGTCTGGCTCCACGGCATCCGCAGCCACGGAGGCTGGTATGAGCGCTCCTGCCGCCGGTGGGCCGAAGCCGGGTACGAGACGTACTTTCTGGACCGGCGGGGGGCGGGCTGGAACACGCCCTGGCGCGGGGATGCGCCGAGTTTCCGCCGTCTGCTCGACGACGTGGCCGAGTTTGTCCAGCACCTGCGGCAGGACCGGCCCTGGCTGCCCCTGATCCTGGGCGGTATCTCCTGGGGCGGCAAGCTAGCTTTGGCCTTGCCCTACCGCAAGCCGGGATTGGTCCAGGCCGTGGTGCTTCTCTGTCCGGGCCTGAAGCCGCGGGTCCAACCGCCGGCAATGCAGCGCCTGCGAATCGCCTTGGCCGCCCATCTGCGCCCGGAGAAACGCTTCCCAATTCCTCTGAACGAGCCGGAGTTGTTCACCGCCGATCCCGCCGCGCAGCGGTACATCGCCGCGGATCGCTACGGTTTGCAGCAGGCGACGGCCCGCTTCCTCTTCCAGAGCTTTGCCTTGGATGTGTATCTGCGCCGGGCGCGGAAGCACGTCCAGGTGCCGGTGTATTTAGCCCTGGCGGGGCAGGACCGGATCATCGACAATGCGGCGACACGTGCCTTCCTGGCAGCAGTGCCCGGCCCGCTGACTGTCCGCGAGTATCCCCAGGCGCACCACACCCTAGAGTTCGAGGCGGCGGACCACCCCTGGTGGGACGACCTGGCGCAGTGGCTGGCCCAACAGGGCGATGGTCTGACAGGGGAGAACTGGCCCGCCGGCGCCTCCGCGGCGCCTGACCCCGCCGCACCCGCTACCACACCAGCACCAAAATGA
- a CDS encoding dipeptide epimerase translates to MRVVELEALQVRIPLKRRVTHASHSRSETENLVVRCILSDGSVGYGEGVPREYVTGETIDTCWELLRRSALEEQLGEEIPDFVAGVRLAERLQIAPVEEDERQIIGKATRCAVELALLDACGRAFGEPLSRVAEILAPELYQFRPQVRYSGILANPRGWKRRLYPLVYRWTGFEHVKVKVGIKGEDEVKRLSVLRRYLGRRIDLRVDANEAWSAGEVIERIRELEPFGISCVEQPVAQEEVSCLAEVRRQVRIPIMLDESVCSLRDAELAIRHGWCDLFNIRLSKCGGFIPSLRLVQLARQHGLGCQLGCQVGETAILSAAGRHFATSVGGLRYLEGSYDRYLVREWLSREDITIGWGGRAPALAGCGLGVTIEPQRLAVVAVRREMLIGCGRKSE, encoded by the coding sequence ATGCGCGTGGTGGAACTGGAAGCGTTGCAGGTGCGGATTCCCTTGAAGCGCCGGGTGACACACGCTTCACACAGCCGCAGCGAGACGGAGAACCTGGTGGTCCGCTGCATTCTCTCCGATGGTTCCGTGGGCTACGGGGAAGGGGTGCCGCGGGAGTATGTGACCGGCGAGACGATCGACACGTGCTGGGAACTGCTGCGGCGCAGTGCGCTGGAGGAACAACTGGGGGAGGAGATTCCGGACTTTGTGGCGGGGGTCCGGCTGGCGGAGCGCTTGCAAATCGCGCCGGTGGAGGAGGATGAGCGGCAGATTATCGGCAAGGCCACACGCTGTGCGGTGGAGCTGGCCCTGCTGGACGCCTGCGGGCGAGCTTTTGGCGAACCGCTGAGCCGGGTGGCGGAAATCCTCGCACCGGAGCTGTACCAGTTCCGCCCCCAGGTGCGTTATAGCGGCATTCTGGCCAATCCCCGCGGCTGGAAGCGCCGGCTGTATCCGTTGGTGTACCGCTGGACCGGTTTTGAACACGTCAAGGTGAAGGTTGGCATCAAGGGGGAAGACGAGGTCAAGCGGCTGAGTGTGCTGCGGCGCTATCTGGGGCGGCGGATCGATCTGCGGGTGGACGCCAACGAGGCCTGGTCGGCGGGGGAAGTCATTGAGCGTATCCGCGAGTTGGAGCCGTTCGGCATCAGTTGCGTGGAGCAGCCGGTGGCGCAGGAAGAGGTGTCCTGCCTGGCGGAAGTGCGGCGGCAGGTGCGCATTCCCATCATGCTGGATGAATCGGTTTGCAGCCTGCGGGATGCGGAGCTGGCCATTCGCCACGGTTGGTGCGACCTGTTCAACATCCGGCTGTCGAAGTGCGGGGGGTTCATTCCTTCGCTGCGGCTGGTGCAATTGGCCCGGCAGCATGGACTGGGATGCCAGTTGGGCTGCCAGGTGGGGGAGACGGCAATCCTATCGGCGGCGGGGCGGCATTTTGCGACGAGTGTGGGCGGCCTGCGCTATCTGGAGGGCAGCTACGATCGGTATCTGGTACGGGAATGGCTGAGCCGGGAGGACATCACCATCGGCTGGGGGGGGCGGGCGCCGGCCCTGGCGGGCTGCGGTCTGGGGGTGACAATCGAACCGCAGCGGCTGGCTGTAGTGGCTGTCCGGCGCGAGATGCTCATCGGTTGCGGCCGTAAGAGTGAGTGA
- a CDS encoding HoxN/HupN/NixA family nickel/cobalt transporter — protein sequence MGSVPPVSAHPLAEVRFDRTIAVRLSAAGVDVTYTLDVSVLGMHLDAARRLAPEEIARMERTWRGYATAYARKAVEEVQGRLQVRVDGQPLALELIHWDVTLSDHPTCRYLLRGRWPNGGRQRLVEIEDRTFEEYPGLVHLTVAARGTEGEVEIVDLEEPPLRLRSRPIEQLSAEEALQARRARAEVLLPAERPAPPSAGPSSAVPELGPSELSTEPLPEGPSSSLWADLHERGLLALFDSHLGWGILLLAAFLFGAAHAFTPGHGKTLVAAYLIGERGTVRHACLLALATTIAHTGSVFLVAIVLWLIYGTQIPALAHGLLQLAAGLLVVGVGLWLLSRRLAGQADHFHLFGGHHHHHHHHHHQGHHHHDHHHHSHSLSSPLSPPPAHAQSASQVHERVHASGRDQSPSEAPEDSPAQGHPSTPARDEPHSTGPSSPPSGSSPLPGSSPFSDAPAFASPEGSRRPQAGPPSSTAKKDEGTIGWLRVVLMGLGGGLVPCWDAVLLLVAASALGRLDAAIPLLLAFSLGLGAVLVGLGVAVVYALRAGQHRFSESRWFRMLPTFSAALLVGLGLWLCQNALGLLGGRVG from the coding sequence ATGGGGTCGGTTCCCCCGGTGTCGGCCCATCCCCTGGCGGAGGTCCGTTTTGACCGCACGATTGCCGTGCGCTTATCGGCGGCGGGGGTGGACGTCACGTACACGCTGGATGTCAGCGTGCTTGGGATGCATCTGGACGCGGCCCGGCGGCTGGCACCGGAGGAAATCGCCCGCATGGAGCGGACCTGGCGCGGCTATGCCACGGCCTACGCCCGGAAGGCCGTGGAGGAAGTGCAGGGGCGGTTGCAGGTCCGGGTGGATGGCCAGCCGTTGGCACTGGAGTTGATCCACTGGGACGTGACGCTGAGCGATCACCCGACATGCCGGTACCTGCTGCGGGGCCGCTGGCCGAACGGAGGGCGGCAACGCCTCGTGGAGATCGAGGACCGGACATTTGAGGAGTATCCCGGCCTGGTGCATCTGACGGTGGCGGCCCGCGGGACGGAAGGGGAGGTGGAGATTGTGGACCTGGAGGAACCGCCGCTGCGGTTGCGTTCCCGGCCGATCGAGCAGTTGTCCGCAGAGGAGGCGCTCCAGGCGCGGCGCGCGCGGGCGGAGGTGCTCCTGCCGGCGGAGCGGCCGGCACCGCCTTCCGCGGGGCCTTCCTCCGCTGTACCAGAGCTAGGGCCATCCGAGCTTTCCACGGAGCCGCTGCCGGAGGGTCCGTCTTCCAGTCTCTGGGCGGACTTGCACGAACGGGGGCTGCTTGCCCTGTTCGATTCGCACCTCGGTTGGGGTATTTTGCTGTTGGCGGCGTTTCTCTTCGGAGCGGCGCATGCCTTCACGCCCGGCCACGGCAAAACCCTGGTGGCGGCCTATCTCATCGGCGAACGGGGGACGGTCCGCCACGCTTGCCTGCTGGCTTTGGCTACCACGATCGCCCACACCGGCTCGGTGTTCCTGGTGGCGATTGTTCTGTGGCTGATCTACGGGACGCAAATCCCGGCTCTGGCCCACGGCCTATTGCAATTGGCCGCTGGGCTTCTCGTGGTGGGGGTGGGCCTGTGGCTTCTCTCGCGCCGCCTCGCCGGTCAAGCCGATCACTTCCACCTCTTCGGCGGCCATCACCATCACCACCATCATCACCATCACCAGGGCCATCATCATCACGACCATCACCACCACTCGCACTCTCTTTCCTCTCCTCTTTCCCCCCCTCCGGCCCATGCTCAGTCCGCTTCTCAGGTCCATGAGCGGGTCCATGCTTCTGGCCGGGATCAGTCGCCGAGCGAGGCGCCGGAAGACTCGCCTGCCCAGGGGCATCCTTCCACCCCTGCCCGTGATGAGCCGCATTCAACCGGCCCAAGTTCGCCTCCCTCTGGTTCCTCTCCGCTTCCTGGTTCCTCACCGTTCTCCGATGCGCCCGCATTTGCTTCACCGGAGGGAAGCCGCCGTCCGCAGGCAGGTCCACCGTCCTCGACGGCGAAGAAGGATGAGGGGACGATCGGCTGGCTGCGCGTGGTGTTGATGGGTTTGGGGGGCGGACTGGTGCCGTGCTGGGACGCCGTGCTGTTGCTGGTGGCGGCGTCGGCGCTGGGACGGCTGGATGCGGCGATTCCGCTGTTGCTGGCTTTCAGTCTGGGATTGGGGGCGGTGCTGGTGGGTTTGGGTGTGGCGGTAGTGTATGCTCTGCGGGCCGGGCAGCATCGTTTCTCCGAGAGCCGGTGGTTCCGGATGCTGCCGACGTTCAGTGCGGCGCTTTTGGTCGGCCTGGGTTTGTGGCTGTGCCAGAATGCTTTGGGGCTGCTCGGCGGCCGTGTGGGCTGA
- a CDS encoding prenyltransferase/squalene oxidase repeat-containing protein: MGKGKRVSGVLAAALGVAAAVGLGLGRGQAVGQQEDAAKLWQTTVEKAVAFLRKSQNENGSWSREPMSRGITGIVVTGLIRTGYGPEDPTTAKGLKYIESLVNAKSGHIAGDDAKATLINYVTSVNVMALAAAKREEKYRAVIGNAVKYLKSYQWDEARGVTPDHTYYGGAGYAGDKSRPDLSNTAFFLEALKEAGVDKNDPAFKKALVFVSRCQNFKSEFNTAEWAGKYNDGSFIYTGANQGENRRTDDTKGDLAGYGSMTYAGIKSMIYCGVSKDDPRMKKALEWIAKNYTLDANPGMPAANSQRGLYYYYHTFAKCMDALGEDTFTDAQGVKHDWRADLLAALAKRQRPDGSWVNENDRWMEGDPNLVTGYALMALSYCKPKK, from the coding sequence ATGGGGAAAGGCAAGCGTGTGAGCGGTGTACTGGCCGCAGCTCTCGGTGTGGCAGCCGCGGTGGGACTGGGACTGGGGCGGGGTCAAGCCGTCGGGCAGCAAGAGGATGCGGCGAAGCTCTGGCAGACCACGGTGGAGAAGGCCGTGGCGTTTCTGCGCAAAAGCCAGAATGAGAACGGGAGCTGGAGCCGGGAGCCGATGAGCCGGGGCATTACCGGCATCGTGGTGACGGGCCTGATCCGCACCGGTTATGGGCCGGAGGACCCGACGACCGCCAAGGGTTTGAAGTATATCGAGTCCCTGGTGAACGCGAAGTCGGGGCATATTGCCGGGGATGACGCCAAAGCGACGTTGATCAACTATGTGACGAGCGTCAATGTGATGGCACTGGCAGCGGCGAAGCGGGAGGAGAAGTACCGGGCAGTGATTGGCAATGCGGTGAAGTACCTCAAGTCGTATCAGTGGGATGAGGCGCGGGGGGTGACGCCGGACCATACCTACTATGGCGGGGCCGGCTATGCCGGGGACAAGTCGCGGCCGGACCTGTCCAACACGGCCTTTTTCCTGGAAGCGCTCAAGGAGGCGGGGGTGGACAAGAACGATCCGGCGTTCAAAAAGGCGCTCGTTTTCGTCAGCCGGTGTCAGAACTTCAAGAGCGAATTTAACACAGCAGAATGGGCCGGGAAGTACAACGACGGCAGCTTCATCTATACGGGAGCCAATCAGGGAGAGAACCGCCGCACGGACGACACCAAGGGGGATTTGGCGGGCTACGGCAGCATGACCTACGCCGGGATCAAGAGCATGATTTACTGCGGGGTGAGTAAGGACGATCCGCGGATGAAGAAGGCCCTGGAGTGGATTGCCAAGAATTACACGCTCGACGCCAATCCGGGGATGCCTGCCGCCAACAGCCAGCGTGGCCTGTATTACTACTATCACACGTTTGCCAAGTGCATGGATGCCTTGGGTGAAGATACGTTCACCGATGCGCAAGGTGTCAAGCACGACTGGCGGGCCGACCTGCTGGCAGCGCTGGCCAAACGCCAGCGGCCCGATGGAAGCTGGGTCAATGAGAACGACCGCTGGATGGAAGGGGATCCGAATCTGGTTACCGGCTATGCCTTGATGGCCCTGTCGTACTGCAAGCCGAAGAAGTGA
- a CDS encoding ArnT family glycosyltransferase, with protein sequence MDATLAPVTPLHVLRHLVTAVLCPSRPCPDTAPRLASALVLLLLPAALLYPTLDFHLLEPDEGRYAQIPKEMLQQGQWIVPTLQGEPYLDKPPLMYWLTALSYWLFGVSAASARLVPALAVHLTILSVYFLGRRSVGEKAAFWAALILTLAPGYCAVARLLLLDGLLTLCITLSLLCGYEAVRTGRFRPGYWLAAAVASGLGFLTKGPIAEILLFIPLWIFTFLTHGPGASRATPPPAAVRPVWYLLFFAIVAVVNLPWYVAIYLQQPRFLFHFFWQHNVLRFLQPFDHLEPVWYYLPLLLAGLLPATPLFVVHLFRLFLRPAHDPSRPALPEFFWLITALWCLLFFSCSGSKLPTYILPAYPPLCLALGAAAVRYRWHQLLLPRLSLAAMALLLACAFHVLIPLYARERSPYGRPELIDPFVADKSQTIVCFSRNCDSIAFYLDRSDLRSVRTRDVNHLYVACHFRPRTVILFTHREALAGFRNALPPSLMIVETVSLRRSYGHPWLDKILGITPWGLCDIAVIAPRSLQP encoded by the coding sequence ATGGATGCTACGCTTGCTCCGGTCACACCGCTGCATGTCTTGCGGCACCTGGTCACAGCCGTCCTGTGCCCCAGCCGTCCTTGCCCGGACACCGCGCCGCGCCTCGCCTCGGCCCTGGTGCTCCTCCTGCTCCCCGCGGCCCTCCTCTATCCGACGCTGGACTTCCACCTGCTCGAACCCGACGAGGGCCGCTACGCCCAGATTCCCAAAGAGATGCTGCAACAGGGCCAATGGATCGTTCCGACCCTGCAAGGAGAGCCGTACCTGGACAAACCGCCGCTGATGTACTGGCTGACCGCCCTGTCCTACTGGCTTTTCGGTGTCAGTGCCGCCTCGGCTCGCCTGGTTCCCGCCTTGGCCGTACATTTGACCATCCTGAGCGTCTATTTTCTCGGCCGCCGCAGTGTCGGAGAAAAAGCCGCGTTTTGGGCCGCCCTGATCCTGACCCTGGCACCCGGCTACTGTGCTGTGGCCCGCCTCTTGCTCCTCGATGGACTTTTGACCCTCTGCATCACCCTGTCCCTCCTCTGCGGTTATGAAGCCGTCCGCACCGGCCGCTTCCGCCCCGGCTACTGGCTCGCCGCCGCCGTGGCCTCCGGCCTGGGCTTCCTCACCAAAGGCCCGATTGCGGAAATCCTCCTCTTCATCCCCCTCTGGATTTTCACCTTCTTGACACACGGCCCCGGAGCTAGTCGCGCCACTCCCCCTCCTGCGGCCGTCCGCCCCGTTTGGTACCTGCTCTTCTTCGCCATTGTCGCTGTTGTCAACTTGCCGTGGTATGTGGCTATCTACCTCCAGCAACCCCGCTTTTTGTTCCACTTCTTCTGGCAGCACAATGTCCTGCGCTTCCTCCAGCCCTTCGATCATCTCGAACCGGTGTGGTATTACTTGCCCCTCCTGCTAGCCGGCCTGCTCCCTGCGACGCCGTTGTTTGTGGTCCACCTGTTCCGCCTCTTTCTGCGGCCCGCCCACGACCCCAGCCGCCCCGCTTTGCCCGAGTTTTTCTGGCTCATCACCGCTCTGTGGTGCCTCCTCTTCTTCAGTTGTTCCGGCAGCAAACTCCCCACCTACATCCTGCCGGCCTACCCCCCTCTCTGCCTGGCTCTCGGCGCCGCCGCCGTCCGCTATCGCTGGCATCAACTCCTTCTGCCGCGCCTCAGCCTCGCTGCGATGGCCCTCCTCCTGGCCTGCGCCTTCCACGTCCTCATCCCGCTTTATGCGCGCGAACGATCTCCTTATGGACGGCCAGAACTGATTGATCCATTCGTCGCAGATAAAAGTCAAACTATCGTTTGCTTCTCACGCAATTGCGATTCCATCGCCTTCTACCTCGACCGCTCCGACCTGCGCTCCGTCCGCACGCGGGATGTCAATCATCTGTACGTCGCCTGCCACTTCCGGCCCCGCACCGTCATCCTCTTTACCCACCGCGAAGCTTTAGCGGGCTTCCGCAACGCCCTGCCGCCAAGCCTGATGATTGTGGAAACCGTCTCCCTCCGCCGCAGCTACGGCCACCCTTGGCTTGACAAAATCCTCGGCATCACACCGTGGGGACTCTGCGACATCGCCGTCATCGCCCCCCGCTCCCTCCAACCGTGA
- a CDS encoding TadE/TadG family type IV pilus assembly protein, whose product MLARRHLQARRGVSAVEMAVVTVAILLPTIIGLWEVGRLIYVTQVVSHAAREGARLAAQAYTINSSGQVVDIHRATGVPNVASTVYQALRAGGLAQLQPTDVAVEFQFTSGDTSRTEPYQGERGQTFFVRVTVPWSRVRLINLGLINPTQVQFTAHWRMLIDERFSINDRLPTW is encoded by the coding sequence ATGCTAGCCCGACGACACCTGCAAGCCCGCCGCGGCGTCTCGGCCGTGGAAATGGCCGTAGTCACCGTCGCCATCCTCCTTCCCACCATCATCGGCCTGTGGGAAGTCGGACGGCTGATCTATGTCACGCAAGTCGTCAGCCATGCCGCACGGGAAGGCGCACGCCTTGCTGCACAGGCTTATACCATCAACTCCAGTGGTCAAGTCGTGGACATCCACCGCGCCACCGGCGTCCCCAATGTCGCCAGCACGGTCTACCAAGCCCTTCGCGCTGGCGGACTCGCCCAACTCCAACCCACGGATGTCGCCGTTGAATTCCAATTTACCAGTGGAGACACCAGCCGCACCGAACCCTACCAGGGAGAGCGCGGACAGACATTCTTCGTCCGGGTCACCGTCCCGTGGTCCCGAGTGCGACTCATCAACCTCGGACTGATCAACCCAACGCAAGTGCAATTCACCGCCCACTGGCGAATGTTAATCGACGAGCGATTTAGCATCAATGATCGATTACCAACCTGGTGA